Part of the Aquimarina sp. MAR_2010_214 genome is shown below.
TATTATAGAAATTAATAAGATTGAGAAATAATTCTTCAGAAAAACCTTGTTGCAGAACATAACCAGGGACATCATAAAAAATGATTATTCTTAATTTATAATCATACCATCAAGCTATTATCAAGGCCCCACAGGTTTTAAAACACTGTGGGGCTGTTTTTATTTATCTACTCTGATAAAACGACCGTTTTATAAAGCTTTAGTTTTAACTGATACTAATAAACCAAAATCCATTTATTTGGAAATTTCTTTTTCTTCTTTTGTAGAATTTTTAATCGTACTTCTTTTCACTATTTAGTTAGACCTATATATCGTGTGCCTTATGTTATTCTAATCAGAGCATCCTTGAATTGTCCAATTTGACAATTCAAGGATATTTAGCGATGGTTGAACCTAACGGCATTTCATCTTCCCCCTAACAGCTACATATTTGAAGCATCAAATACATTAAACCATTCTTTTTTAAAACAAATAACTATGACACCCACTGAAGTTTTTTCTATTTCAAGCATGATTGCTATGCCCATGTGGATTCTTATGATTCTTTTTCCTAATTGGAAAGCGACCAGGTTCTTAATTGATTTTAAAATAATCCCTATAGCATTATCTGTACTATATGCGATTTATATTTTTCTAGCCATACAGATAGGCGGAATGATGGATTTTGGAAGTCTCTCATCTGTCATGAAATTGTTTACAGAAGAAAATGCCGTACTGGCTGGCTGGGTTCATTATCTAGCTTTTGACCTCCTGGT
Proteins encoded:
- a CDS encoding ABA4-like family protein — encoded protein: MTPTEVFSISSMIAMPMWILMILFPNWKATRFLIDFKIIPIALSVLYAIYIFLAIQIGGMMDFGSLSSVMKLFTEENAVLAGWVHYLAFDLLVGMWMLDQNKGLRIHQLIMAPCLFSTFMLGPIGFLLFIIIKAFKQQQS